A region from the Fusarium musae strain F31 chromosome 1, whole genome shotgun sequence genome encodes:
- the SPC25 gene encoding kinetochore-associated Ndc80 complex subunit spc25: MATDFQSSLSASMRQSMAPVGPSAANQLPNINFGFDDLRDRMAKFTARFDAFIEEGRKRVLEERNQFRMNVAELQEDQRMKKRDIEIIQVKTSTHQQTIEKEEAETREMESAINSLAAQRDNHLATRNSLKAEIAQTQAEIEARLAAQREYAQQQQAQSRFNVPELDFWITNLCLKIEGAGHDDRLKFVYTHIDEKDWEREAWFELVTSSRDYDVKHCRPKIEREKVERVLDKLNETRELVVLLKGMRELFVEAMKT; this comes from the exons ATGGCTACCGACTTTCAGTCCTCCCTATCCGCCAGCATGCGACAGAGCATGGCCCCCGTCGGCCCCTCTGCCGCAAACCAGCTGCCCAACATCAACTTTGGCTTCGATGACCTTCGCGATCGCATGGCAAAGTTCACAGCCCGATTCGATGCTTTCATTGAAGAGGGCCGTAAGCGCGTTCTCGAAGAACGCAACCAGTTTCGCATGAACGTTGCTGAGCTTCAAG AGGATCAACGCATGAAGAAGCGAGACATCGAAATCATTCAAGTCAAAACCTCGACGCACCAACAAACAatcgagaaggaagaggcagAAACGCGCGAGATGGAGAGCGCTATTAACTCCCTCGCTGCCCAGCGCGATAACCACCTCGCAACCCGCAACAGTCTCAAGGCTGAAATCGCACAAACACAAGCCGAGATCGAAGCCCGACTTGCCGCCCAGCGCGAATAcgctcaacagcaacaagcgCAGTCTCGTTTCAACGTCCCCGAGCTGGACTTTTGGATCACCAACCTCTGCCTCAAGATTGAAGGCGCTGGCCACGACGATCGTCTCAAGTTTGTGTACACGCATATTGACGAGAAGGACTGGGAGCGTGAGGCTTGGTTTGAGCTTGTTACAAGCTCGCGCGACTACGATGTGAAGCACTGTAGGCCTAAGATTGAGCGGGAAAAGGTTGAGAGGGTGCTTGATAAGCTGAATGAGACGAGGGAATTGGTTGTTCTGCTAAAGGGCATGAGGGAGTTGTTTGTGGAGGCTATGAAGACCTGA